A portion of the Toxoplasma gondii ME49 chromosome VIIb, whole genome shotgun sequence genome contains these proteins:
- a CDS encoding Ubiquitin family protein, putative (encoded by transcript TGME49_258720) — translation MIEVILNDRLGRKIRVKCNPDDTVGDLKKLVAAQCGTRADKIRIQKWYTIYKDHITLEDYEIHDGMGLELYYN, via the exons ATGATTGAAGTCATTCTCAACGACCGTCTCGGGAGGAAGATCCGGGTCAAATGCAACCCGGACGACACCGTCGGGGATCTGAAGAAACTTGTCGCGGCCCAGTGCG GGACAAGAGCGGATAAAATTCGCATTCAAAAGTGGTACACCATTTACAAGGACCACATTACTCTCGAGGACTACGAGATCCACGACGGGATGGGCTTGGAGCTGTACTACAATTga
- a CDS encoding T-complex protein 10 C-terminus protein (encoded by transcript TGME49_258710), translated as MSHPRRSREANLSLHASADEASLRASYRSIGSSYKDAQKLGEKSRNSVGGTSAVRARRRLSLSSEPGGRAGENAGSIERLSVSYSSHQTNTKLENSASLPEKKSDELSKVPHRSAATSASSSSSSSSSSSSSSSSSSSSSASSSSASSSSASSSSASSSSSSSSSPDPLDWWREYPPPRAVPPSPPLRAPPDLLFEEKRPRKSPVNLDDVPVGLHADGNFETLLERALAQEEARLRACPQSREQEPQDKEQKRTPGEKRVRCGFLTSAGRGSLRKGEASGLRAAAASREDRADTGDSVGWRQSPRESGVSSETAADVEGEGEAGRFRGRDWERSFDICPSSERGRGEGEDSLLFSRSLSHSVKTTRTKSEIREVSPAASLVSSDSEKMRGKQRGGGVSPRPFLRRRGGLQAAFAARFRASASRENSSGAATLDRQAESSPDGTREANADASCFRRGDAGRDRQRPPVRDEGREATEEMADREDDEKMEKTGGRREGRLTRGARVAGFDCTLRGPQRDWEEEGEDAFEREDDAVSLVWTASPEEASDAGVHERKGDTKTGWGLPLREAPGERAESRYTYTGDNAFERNRPGQLASRRGADASHDLIYSFGEESEETGSERCRGARDLPLFASLNEKPHREWRERNGEPAEEDKRAKSREDAPEQEERESSRSFCATPESERGLQRRCGDAGRETGAWRRVEASRRPSERESRAPLSQRAGRDLAAGASANQRDALEDASEFESELERDGKAREAKPADRVYVHLASTRTGSSASVTTADGPEQTSSSTHVGVLSKSFSTASELDDDAFAAGLADVPRGVPAERREGDARGEDSAPISDLVRSRFYGAEARVPTSRLPCFPQRPSSVSPASESGRSRAQRDEDALLCAETPAAGYAEHREQLELGGSSVGGFHSGETLRREEKDACSPAVLESRLELLKLQLQRLRDGEARLRRISTELQKQRNDLAYEREALHRSVEEERRLAMREVEAGRQAVLREKRRVATERAKLRESVQQQQEQQERHRALQSRLEEVQEEFRTAKERWRATVQRLRREKEIVQEENCALKEELSLAEQQFRSASKGKKGAFLSARAGGLEPHSGVRTPRAAREGSKREAFLCGALLDDRSFSPEERKPKLSLVSSSSRPSDLPELENSHRRLRSGSRSSGDERRGARGETEKNEEREGGTERREREEREGDAGGRPVRDSRELALSVGPESDAPMHATNRLSLSDWEEAVETTLQVSSSALRNESEKPKDPSAPRIAVPPSSFSSSASSSSSSVLVTQLRAYEEQLRHQQEQLEAQQWELERQRRLIAARRREEESASARTSLPPRSEGEDGHAQSPSETHAATSFSTHANSACATHAVPGASFGADAQVSPHLRGPGLLPPPTDRTCQVYRHSATCRPSPAAASPFPSGLSRVAENRGLPFLISGQDVEAGVSGEAVRKSEEPAFAQRATVGEHAWERKSSLTPSPPSYVVSPALCSAAALPSAPSPQFFAGSNRAARASLTFPAASEARKSSEATTSLEAGEDGREKTADTGESASSLEERNGTRRRVEEKPPGSAEAAQFSPRHFRRSMQDLLQFDFDGPFQRGREALFQLLKNPGDIAHEKEKAGRREIIYHTGLRRLLYESGLQKVQANNGWNFVLFVNGDLRISTRDETHIYHFAEQNILQYTLPDGKKYNRFADGQREVQFSDGHVQILFSNGIKKEIFTNKAEEITFPDGTRQVKLPTQAGTACTASAS; from the exons ATGAGTCACCCGCGCAGGTCCAGGGAAGCGAAtctttctttgcatgcgagTGCAGACGAGGCGTCCTTACGCGCTTCGTATCGCTCGATTGGCTCCTCGTACAAAGATGCCCAGAAGCTCGgagaaaagtcgagaaaCTCAGTAGGCGGAACATCCGCGGTCAGGGCTCGGAGACGCCTGTCTCTCAGCTCGGAGCCAGGCGGCCGCGCAGGCGAAAACGCAGGCAGTATCGAGAGACTGAGTGTCTCCTACTCTTCCCACCAGACAAACACAAAACTGGAAaactctgcttctctccctgaaAAGAAATCTGACGAACTCTCTAAAGTTCCACACCGTTCCGCCGCtacttctgcctcttcctcttcgtcgtcttcttcatcttcctcttcttcgtcttcctcttcttcatcttcctctgcttcatcttcctctgcttcatcttcctctgcttcgtcttcctctgcttcatcttcctcttcttcgtcttcttctccagatcCTTTAGACTGGTGGAGAGAATATCCGCCGCCGCGGGCAGtgcctccttcgccgccCCTGCGAGCGCCACCGGATCTGCTTTTTGAGGAGAAGCGTCCTCGGAAGTCTCCAGTGAACTTGGACGATGTCCCAGtaggactgcatgcagacggaaACTTCGAGACGCTTCTCGAGCGAGCCTTAGCgcaggaggaggcgcggCTGCGCGCCTGTCCTCAGAGTCGAGAGCAAGAGCCACAGGACaaagaacagaaacgcactccgggagagaagagagtccgCTGCGGTTTCCTCACGTCGGCAGGCCGCGGGTCTCTGCGGAAAGGCGAGGCGTCTGGTCTCCGAGCGGCAGCGGCCAGCCGAGAGGACCGTGCAGACACCGGAGACAGTGTGGGGTGGAGGCAGAGTCCCCGCGAGTCAGGAGTCTCCTCGGAGACGGCTGCGGACGTGGAGGGAGAGGGTGAGGCCGGGCGTTTTCGCGGGCGCGATTGGGAGAGGAGCTTCGACATCTGTCCGTCttcagaaagaggaagaggagaaggagaagactctttgcttttctcgagGTCGCTCTCGCACTCTGTGAAAACGACTCGAACCAAATCGGAGATTCGCGAAGTGTCTCCGGCTGCGTCGCTTGTTTCTTCCGACTCGGAGAAAATgcgagggaagcagagaggcggcggcgtGAGTCCTCGGCCTTTCTTGAGGAGGCGCGGGGGGTTGCAGGCTGCGTTCGCCGCGCGATTCAGAGCGTCCGCTTCGCGGGAGAACTCCTCTGGAGCCGCGACTCTCGACCGTCAAGCCGAGTCCTCTCCCGACGGAACGCGCGAGGCCAACGCCGACGCTTCCTGCttcagacgaggagacgccggcCGAGACCGACAAAGGCCGCCAGTgcgagacgaaggcagagaagcaacGGAAGAGATGgcggacagagaggacgatgagaagatggagaagactggagggagaagagaaggacgcctGACGAGAGGAGCGCGAGTCGCCGGTTTCGACTGCACTTTGCGAGGACCTCAGAGAGACtgggaggaagagggagaggacgcgttcgagagagaagacgacgccgTGTCTCTTGTCTGGACAGCCAGTCCAGAGGAGGCAAGCGACGCGGGGGTCCACgaaaggaagggagacacaAAAACGGGATGGGGTCTGCCGCTGCGCGAAGCGCCGGGCGAACGCGCGGAAAGCCGTTATACGTACACCGGAGACAATGCCTTTGAGCGGAACCGGCCTGGACAACTTGCGTCGAGACGCGGCGCCGACGCCTCGCACGACTTGATCTACAGCTTCGGAGAAG agagcgaagaaacggGAAGCGAGAGATGCCGAGGCGCCCGAGATCTGCCGTTGTTCGCCTCGCTGAACGAGAAGCCGCAtagagagtggagagagcgcAACGGCGAGCCGGccgaggaagacaagagagcgaagtcgagagaagacgcgccggagcaggaggagcgcgagagcaGTCGCAGTTTCTGTGCAACTCCAGAGTCTGAACGCGGCCTCCAGAGACGCTGCGGTGACGCCgggcgagagacaggggcgTGGAGACGCGTCGAGGCGTCACGAAGACCGAGCgagcgagaaagcagagctCCGCTCTCTCAGAGAGCTGGAAGAGACCTGGCGGCGGGAGCCTCGGCGAACCAGCGCGATGCGTTGGAAGACGCAAGCGAGTTCGAAAGCGAACttgagagagacggaaaggcGCGCGAAGCGAAGCCCGCAGaccgggtgtacgtacacctggcgAGCACGCGCACTGGGAGCAGCGCGAGTGTCACGACAGCCGATGGGCCGGAGCAGACTTCGAGTTCGACTCATGTCGGCGTTCTCTCCAAGTCGTTTTCCACTGCGTCTGAACTCGACGACGACGCGTTCGCCGCAGGCCTCGCTGACGTCCCTCGGGGAGTGCCTGCGGAGcgacgcgaaggagacgcgcgagggGAGGACTCGGCGCCGATCTCCGACCTCGTTCGCAGCCGGTTCTACGGCGCCGAAGCGCGCGTCCCCACCTCTCGTCTGCCATGTTTTCCGCAGCGGCCGTCTTCCGTCTCGCCAGCCTCTGAGTCGGGCAGGAGCagggcgcagagagacgaagacgcgcttctctgcgcgGAGACGCCTGCAGCGGGATACGcagaacacagagaacagCTGGAACTCGGAGGGAGTTCTGTGGGTGGCTTTCACAGTGGAGAGACGctccggagagaagagaaggacgcctGTTCACCAGCAGTCCTCGAAAGCAGACTCGAGCTGCTGAAACTTCAACTTCAGCGACTGCGTGATGGGGAAGCGCGGCTGAGACGCATTTCTAcagagctgcagaagcagcgaaacgaCCTGGCCTACGAACGAG AGGCGCTGCACCGCAGCGTGGAAGAGGAGCGGCGGCTCGCGatgagagaagtcgaggcaGGCCGGCAAGCTGTGCTGCGCGAGAAACGACGCGTAGCGaccgagagagcgaaactgCGAGAGTCTgttcagcagcagcaggagcAGCAGGAGAGGCATCGCGCGCTGCAGAGCCGTCTCGAGGAAGTGCAG GAAGAGTTTCGaacggcgaaggagagatgGCGCGCGACAGTCCAGCGACtgagacgcgagaaggaaattgtacaagaagagaactgcGCGTTGAAGGAGGAACTGTCTCTGGCGGAGCAGCAGTTTCGTTCAGCCTCGAAGGGAAAGAAaggcgccttcctctcggcgCGAGCGGGCGGCCTCGAGCCGCactcaggtgtacgtacaccccgcGCCGCGCGTGAAGGCTCGAAGCGGGAAGCGTTTCTTTGCGGCGCCCTCTTGGACGATCGAAGCTTCTCTCctgaagaaaggaagccGAAACTCTCGCTCGTcagctcttcgtctcggccCTCGGATCTCCCGGAACTCGAGAACAGTCACCGGAGACTGAGGTCTGGCAGCCGCTCTTCAGGAGATGAACGgagaggagcgcgaggagaaacagagaagaatgaagagcgagaaggcggcacagaacgaagggaaagagaagaaagagaaggtgatGCGGGTGGACGACCGGTGAGAGATTCGAGAGAACTTGCTCTCAGCGTCGGTCCTGAATCCGACGCTCCGATGCATGCGACGaatcgcctctctctctccgatTGGGAAGAAGCTGTCGAGACAACTCTCCAAGTCTCGTCTTCCGCTCTCAGAAACGAATCCGAGAAACCGAAAGACCCTTCCGCTCCGCGCATAGCCGTCCCCccgtcttcgttttcttcttctgcctcttcgtcctcttcttctgttctggTGACACAACTTCGAGCGTACGAAGAGCAGCTGAGGCATCAGCAGGAACAGCTGGAAGCTCAGCAGTGGGagttggagagacagaggcgcttGATTgcggcgagacgcagagaggaagaaagtgcGAGTGCTCGCACCAGTCTTCCTCCgcgaagcgagggagaagatggtCACGCGCAGTCTCCGtccgaaacgcatgcagccacaagtttctcgacgcatgcaaataGTGCTTgtgcaacgcatgcagttccagGCGCCTCCTTTGGCGCCGACGcccaggtgtctccgcacCTGCGAGGGCCGGGGCTTCTCCCGCCGCCAACGGATCGAACGTgtcaggtgtacagacattCGGCGACATGCCGACCTTCGCCGGCGgcggcttctccgtttccgaGCGGCTTGTCGCGAGTCGCGGAGAATCGTGGACTTCCTTTTTTGATTTCGGGGCAGGATGTAGAGGCGGGCGTCTCGGGGGAAGCTGTCAGAAAGTCTGAGGAACCGGCGTTTGCTCAGAGAGCGACCGTGGGGGAGCATGCATGGGAACGAAAGTCTTCCCTGACGCCTTCTCCGCCCTCGTACGTGGTTTCGCCTGCCCTCTGCTCAGCTGCGGCGTTGCCGAGCGCGCCAAGTCCGCAGTTTTTCGCTGGGTCGAATCGCGCggctcgcgcctctctgaCGTTTCCCGCTGCCAGTGAAGCTCGCAAGTCTTCGGAGGCGACGACGTCGTTGGAGGCCGGCGAGgatggaagagagaagacggcagacACCGGGGAGAGCGCGTCTTctttggaggagagaaatggCACTCGGAGGAGGGTGGAAGAGAAGCCACCAGGAAGTGCAGAGGCCGCACAGTTCAGTCCAC gTCACTTCCGGCGTAGCATGCAGGATCTTCTTCAGTTCGACTTCGACGGTCCTTTTCAGCGCGGCCGCGAGGCGCTCTTTCAACTTTTGAAAAATCCCGGAGACATTGctcacgaaaaagaaaaggcaggacgaagagaaatcATCTACCACACAG GTCTGCGACGACTGCTTTACGAAAGTGGCTTGCAGAAGGTTCAGGCGAACAACGGATGGAActttgttctcttcgtcAACGGAGATCTTCGTATTTCGACGCGAGACGAAACACAT atcTACCATTTCGCCGAGCAGAACATCCTCCAGTATACGCTGCCAGATGGCAAGAAATACAACAG atTTGCTGACGGTCAGCGCGAGGTTCAGTTCTCCGACGGTCATGTGCAGATTCTTTTCAGCAACGGCATTAAAAAGGAGATTTTTACGAACAAAGCCGAAGAGATAACCTTCCCTGATG gCACCCGCCAAGTCAAATTGCCTACGCAGGCCGGAACCGCATGCACAGCTTCTGCCTCGTga
- a CDS encoding transporter, major facilitator family protein (encoded by transcript TGME49_258700~Predicted trans-membrane domain (TMHMM2.0):339-359:363-383:392-415:426-449:463-486:545-568:582-605:617-640:649-672:684-707:726-749): METFAPESLAPRPVHLFTSAPSQRASPPSGRMHSPALQAAFPPSLGAPDKRSKSPFSREYVSPQKTWRSLGTISPDFIGASRLNSEELGVQTASSLHLARKVDLPSGFENLEKDAARLTFFLAANDQAGRRKASLEAVYLAQEQHSELQKKEVRIQPRIVIPSSAPSSASLGCTYTPRVPGLGRHGEPAINCAADAQSHAQVSHLPDDVPRTGLRSCLSQARLPRQEAAPISLQEELCLASRGLRKPLLAGECREESKAFAEALADAEKPEKALVSVGEHAGVAASLSGTASAGETTGRYFPLVCMLLMSSLCNFDHGVIPAVLGELQEHFPQMAFLEQSLLGSLVYFGLVVGTMFAGVSYQHLGAKWLLVASLGCLSAGLYVFSSSSSLAVMYFTRFCIGLCQALPVVYIPVWVDAFAPEGQVTRWMAFTQLGGIGGTVLGYFLGGVLSRLQDAKVFGLAATSWRTPFVIQSIALLPLICALTCASPKMVNLPAASFAIPDPERDGGLALRGDETQGQPSALGSVWRVLRTSLKGVKSLLMNRLYVITTLGMSTLYFVVTGIQFWVTEYMVVVLKFGKINVVVLSTLCFLTAPTSGIWCGGYICDQCGGYRGGQQRMAVRVATVFAGLAALQAVACVYVSDIYRFAGLLWGSLFCGAALVPVAIGMILSSVPVHHRSLSSAVSQFAYHIFGWFAAPLASGAVMDFVDTWQAQQTAFPVSKELPLEVGFSMILCVSVLGFAFFAVANLLTLPSEEIAKEELELQLARSRLPTFSF; the protein is encoded by the exons ATGGAGACCTTCGCCCCCGAGAGTCTGGCGCCTCGCCCTGTGCATCTGTTCACGTCTGCGCCTTCCCAGAGGGCCTCCCCGCCCTCTggtcgcatgcactcacCTGCTCTGCAGGCTGCGTTTCCCCCGTCTCTGGGCGCTCCTGACAAGCGCTCAAAGTCTCCCTTCAGTCGAGAGTACGTTTCACCCCAAAAGACGTGGAGGAGCCTTGGCACTATCTCCCCAGACTTCATCGGTGCGTCTCGCCTGAACTCGGAAGAACTCGGAGTCCAGACGGCCTCCTCCCTCCATCTGGCGAGAAAAGTCGATCTCCCAAGTGGCTTCGAGAATCTGGAAAAAGACGCCGCGCGCCtcactttctttctcgcaGCGAACGACCAAGCTGGTCGTCGAAAGGCCTCGCTCGAGGCGGTCTACCTGGCGCAGGAGCAGCACAGcgaactgcagaagaaagaggtcCGCATCCAGCCTCGAATCGTAATCCCCAGTTCCGCTCCGAGCAGCGCCTCtctggggtgtacatacaccccacgCGTCCCGGGGCTAGGTCGCCATGGGGAGCCGGCGATAAACTGCGCCGCAGACGCGCAATCGCATGCGCAGGTGTCTCATCTTCCAGACG ATGTTCCGAGGACAGGTCTGCGCTCTTGTCTTTCGCAAGCGCGTCTGCCGAGACAGGAGGCCGCGCCCATCAGCCTTCAGGAAGAGCTGTGTCTGGCTTCGCGCGGCCTCCGGAAGCCTTTGCTCGCGGGtgaatgcagagaagagtcgAAGGCGTTTGCAGAAGCTCTCGCTGACGCTGAGAAGCCGGAGAAAGCCCTGGTCAGCGTGGGCGAACATGCGGGagtcgccgcctctctctctggaaccGCATCCGCTGGGGAGACGACTGGGAGGTATTTTCCGCTTGTCTGCATGCTTCTCATGTCGAGCTTGTGCAACTTCGACCACGGAGTGATTCCAGCCGTTCTGGGGGAACTTCAGGAACACTTCCCGCAGATGGCGTTCCTCGAACAGAGCCTGCTCGGATCGCTCGTGTACTTCGGACTCGTCGTCGGAACTATGTTTGCAG GTGTCTCGTACCAGCATCTGGGAGCCAAGTGGTTGTTagtcgcctctctcggatGTCTTAGCGCAGGACTTtacgttttctcttcctcttcgagtCTCGCCGTCATGTACTTCACGCGCTTCTGCATTGGCCTTTGTCAG GCCTTGCCTGTGGTCTACATTCCCGTTTGGGTTGACGCGTTCGCCCCTGAGGGGCAGGTCACTCGGTGGATGGCGTTTACTCAGCTCGGCGGCATCGGCG gAACTGTGCTGGGGTACTTCTTGGGAGGAGTGCTGTCGAGGCTTCAGGACGCGAAGGTCTTCGGTCTGGCCGCCACATCCTGGCGAACGCCGTTCGTCATtcag tccatCGCCCTCCTGCCGTTGATTTGCGCCCTCACATGCGCCTCTCCCAAGATGGTGAATCTCCCGGCAGCGAGCTTCGCGATTCCAGATCCTGAACGCGACGG GGGATTGGCGCTGAGGGGCGACGAAACTCAGGGACAGCCGTCGGCGCTCGGATCTGTGTGGCGAGTCTTGCGGACGTCTCTGAAGGGAGTCAAGAGCTTGCTGATGAATCGGCTTTACGTCATCACTACGCTGGGCATGAGCACACTGTACTTCGTCGTCACGGGCATCCAGTTCTGGGTCACCGAGTACATGGTCGTGGTTCTCAAGTTCGGCAAAATCAAcgtcgtcgttctctccaccctctgcttcctcaccGCGCCCACCTCCGG gATCTGGTGTGGGGGGTACATCTGCGACCAATGCGGCGGCTACCGAGGGGGGCAGCAAAGGATGGCGGTGCGGGTCGCGACGGTCTTTGCTG GTCTGGCCGCCCTGCAAGCTGTAGCTTGCGTGTACGTCTCAGACATTTACCGGTTCGCTGGTCTCTTGTGGGGATCTCTCTTCTGCGGTGCCGCCCTCGTCCCGGTAGCCATTGGCATgattctctcctctgttccaGTGCACCATCGcagcctctcttctgccgtcTCGCAGTTCGC ctaCCATATCTTCGGATGGTTTGCCGCGCCTCTCGCCAGCGGTGCAGTGATGGATTTCGTCGACACTTGGCAAGCGCAGCAGACcgctttccctgtctccaaGGAACTTCCTCTGGA agtCGGCTTTTCGATGATTTTGTGCGTGAGCGTTCTCGGATTCGcgttcttcgccgtcgcAAATCTCCTC ACTCTTCCCTCTGAGGAAAtcgcgaaagaagaactcGAGCTGCAGCTTGCGCGCAGCCGCCTTCCgaccttctctttctga
- a CDS encoding 5-aminolevulinic acid synthase domain-containing protein (encoded by transcript TGME49_258690) — translation MSRLVRPSPTAARARRAAASLAASSHLCPFLSRHTNQSLTSLFPFRAFCPVASKFDSSTLPAVMRATTLNHQHFPPSPAPSAAAGLESRGDALGSTDALTAAAPVASLLESKADLEGLEGEAAGASALSPFFYEQRFTAAINELHAEGRYRVFAQLQRKRGAFPTAAIFFDRQSGWEGDAESAGSGAQGAREAAAASPNAEGGTEIRREAAGAPGAQEEADRWMCQSVNEEASETVASEAVANVAKQLSQTEVQLWCSNDYLGMGQNPVVIQAAHEALDAAGAGAGGTRNISGNCTFHLELERELAALHGKEAALLFTSGYVANEATLSTLGKLLPNLHIFSDEKNHASIIAGIRGARCAKRIFRHNDLIHLESLLAAAPADVPKLIVFESIYSMDGSVAPVKEICDLAEKFNSLTYIDEVHSVGMYGRTGGGVTEQSGQQLRVDLINGTLAKAVGVFGGYVAGMATLIDCIRSYAAGFIFTSSVPPAVAAAATASIRYLRRSSTERYLQQLRATQLKTLLLSRDFPVLLNPSHIVPLLVGCPIACKRASDLLLHEHKLYIQPINYPTVPRGSERLRVTPGPLHSYDDVLNLVDALDQVWSVLGLMRATAFKEQRGLLVGPHAVEKRFPSETPLWGSGEASVEAGLRECEEKSGESAKELLRMLLEAQFFFSERQPDKQQVHAVDKLRDSASSGASCASSLFLSRERDGWNERKEGASPQAAEVADAERLWTEGREGEAVGVASRGRVEVRA, via the exons ATGTCTCGCCTGGTGCGTCCGTCTCCGACGGCCGCTCGTGCTCGTCGCGCGGCCGCGTCGCTGGCTGCGTCTTCGCACCTGTGCCCTTTCTTGTCTCGACACACGAACCAGTCTCTGACCTCGCTCTTTCCGTTTCGCGCCTTTTGCCCGGTAGCCTCGAAATTCGACTCCTCCACGCTGCCTGCAGTCATGCGCGCCACCACTCTCAACCACCAGCATTTTCCGCCGTCTCCTGCGCCCTCTGCAGCCGCAGGCCTCGAGAGCCGCGGCGACGCCTTGGGCTCCACGGACGCTCTGACCGCGGCCGCGCCGGTGGCTTCTCTGCTGGAGTCGAAGGCGGACTTGGAGGGTCTCGAGGGCGAGGCGGCGGGCGCTtcggcgctgtctccgttcttctaCGAGCAGCGTTTCACGGCGGCCATAaacgaactgcatgcagagggccGCTACCGCGTCTttgcgcagctgcagcggaAGCGCGGGGCGTTCCCGACCGCGGCGATCTTCTTCGACCGACAAAGCGGCTGGGAGGGCGACGCAGAGTCTGCGGGATCTGGAGCCCAAGGTGCTCGCGAGGCCGCCGCGGCGTCGCCGAACGCAGAGGGAGGCACAGAGAtacggagagaggcggcaggcgcACCAGGCGcgcaagaagaagcggacagGTGGATGTGTCAATCGGTCAACGAAGAAGCATCTGAAACTGTCGCTTCCGAGGCCGTCGCCAATGTCGCGAAACAGCTCTCGCAGACTGAAGTACAGCTGTGGTGCTCGAACGACTACCTAGGCATGGGTCAGAACCCAGTCGTCATTCAA GCAGCCCACGAGGCGTTGGACGCCGCAGGCGCGGGAGCTGGAGGCACACGCAACATCAGCGGAAATTGCACCTTCCACTTGGAGCTCGAACGCGAGCTGGCTGCTCTCCACGGCAAGGAAGCGGCCCTCCTCTTTACCTCCG GGTACGTGGCGAACGAGGCGACGCTGTCGACTTTGGGGAAGTTGCTTCCGAACTTGCACATTTTCTCTGACGAGAAAAACCACGCGTCCATCATTGCAGGCATTCGAGGCGCGCGCTGCGCGAAGCGTATTTTCCGGCACAACGACCTGATTCACTTGGAGAGCTTGCTCGCTGCGGCCCCGGCGGATGTCCCGAAGCTGATTGTCTTCGAGAGTATCTACAGCATGGACGGCAGTGTGGCGCCTGTGAAGGAGATCTGTGACTTGGCAGAAAAATTCAACTCTCTCACGTACATCGATGAAGTCCACTCCGTCGGCATGTACGGCCGAACGGGCGGCGGCGTTACTGAACAGTCCGGACAGCAACTGCGCGTCGACCTCATCAATG GGACGCTGGCGAAGGCTGTCGGCGTCTTCGGCGGCTACGTGGCGGGTATGGCAACTCTGATCGACTGCATTCGTTCGTATGCAG CCGGTTTCATCTTCACGTCCTCAGTGCCGCCGGCCGTGGCGGCGGCGGCAACCGCTTCGATCAGATACCTTCGTCGTTCGTC caCCGAGCGGTACCTTCAGCAGTTGCGCGCGACGCAGCTGAAGAcgcttctgctgtctcggGACTTCCCCGTTCTCCTGAATCCGAGCCACATTGTCCCCCTTCTTGTCGGTTGCCCGattgcatgcaaacgcgcTTCCGACCTCCTGCTCCACGAGCACAAG ctgtacatacagccCATCAACTACCCCACAGTGCCTCGAGGTTCGGAGCGCTTGCGCGTCACTCCGGGGCCTCTCCACTCCTACGACGACGTCCTCAATCTTGTAGATGCTCTTGACCAG GTCTGGAGTGTGTTGGGATTGATGCGCGCGACCGCGTTCAAGGAGCAGCGGGGCCTCTTGGTGGggccgcatgcagtggagaagagaTTCCCCTCCGAGACGCCTCTGTGGGGATCTGGAGAAGCGAGCGTGGAGGCCGGACTGCGCGAgtgtgaagagaagagtggGGAGTCTGCGAAAGAGTTGCTGCGTATGCTTCTTGAAGCccagtttttcttctcagagCGACAACCGGACAAGCaacaggtgcatgcagtcgacaAGCTGCGCGACTCTGCCTCCAGTGGCGCCTCttgcgcgtcttctctctttctctctcgggagagagacggatggaacgaaagaaaagagggtGCTTCTCCTCAGGCCGCGGAAGTGGCGGACGCTGAAAGACTCTGGACAGAGGGAAGGGAGGGTGAAGCGGTAGGAGTCGCGTCTCGGGGTCGCGTCGAAGTTCGCGCCTAG